Proteins from a single region of Paraflavitalea devenefica:
- a CDS encoding type I restriction enzyme HsdR N-terminal domain-containing protein, whose product MLTLAKKSRMLLALKSYKKQFLNRDLTELDESGTRLMINSFLCDVLGYLPIEEIKTEYMIKGTYADYVIQIGGIRHFLVEVKALSLQLSEKHLRQTINYGANEGIEWALLTNGKHFDFYKILFNKPIESRKIFSVDLTDASTLKHDIEHLQYLHKEAIMKKGLKQLWNKCEALDPLNVAGIIYSKEVVGVLKKLIRNKYGEKCEEADIIKSLNRIVLEKIDPALIKVHRSGKPDRKGKKVAAVVEEPLVEVPGGVNNGQEAVLE is encoded by the coding sequence ATGCTAACGCTTGCTAAGAAAAGCAGGATGCTGCTTGCTTTGAAATCCTACAAAAAACAATTTCTTAACCGCGACCTTACTGAATTAGATGAATCCGGTACCCGTTTAATGATCAACAGCTTCCTTTGTGATGTGCTGGGCTACCTCCCTATTGAAGAGATTAAGACCGAGTACATGATCAAAGGCACCTATGCAGATTATGTGATCCAGATAGGCGGTATCCGTCATTTCCTGGTGGAGGTAAAGGCTTTGTCTTTACAGTTATCGGAAAAGCACCTGCGTCAGACCATTAATTATGGCGCTAATGAAGGTATTGAATGGGCCTTGCTGACCAATGGTAAGCATTTCGACTTTTATAAGATCCTTTTTAATAAACCGATTGAGTCCAGGAAGATATTTTCCGTAGACCTGACCGATGCTTCCACCCTGAAACATGATATTGAGCACCTGCAGTACCTGCATAAGGAAGCGATTATGAAGAAGGGCCTGAAGCAGTTATGGAATAAATGTGAAGCGCTTGACCCGCTGAATGTGGCTGGCATTATTTATAGTAAGGAAGTGGTGGGTGTGCTGAAGAAACTCATCCGGAATAAGTATGGCGAGAAGTGCGAAGAGGCTGATATTATCAAGTCGCTGAACAGGATCGTCCTGGAAAAGATTGATCCAGCACTGATTAAGGTGCACCGGAGTGGTAAACCCGATCGGAAAGGTAAGAAAGTGGCAGCAGTGGTTGAGGAGCCATTGGTGGAGGTGCCGGGGGGTGTTAATAATGGACAGGAGGCAGTGCTGGAGTGA